A region of Oscillospiraceae bacterium DNA encodes the following proteins:
- the ytfJ gene encoding GerW family sporulation protein, with translation MEKHTIVELMGASLQKIREMIDVDTVVGKAITTPDGTTIIPVSKVSFGFGAGGSDIPSKHVDHRNENFGGGGGAGAKIVPVAFLIVTDAGVSLVPVAPDSDGGISRVIDAVPGAIDKLIAVLKKLKKDKEGGEAEFDV, from the coding sequence ATGGAAAAGCACACGATTGTAGAGCTGATGGGGGCATCATTACAGAAAATCCGCGAGATGATAGACGTGGACACCGTGGTGGGCAAGGCCATCACCACGCCCGACGGCACAACCATTATCCCGGTTTCGAAGGTGTCGTTCGGGTTTGGCGCGGGCGGCAGCGACATTCCGAGTAAGCATGTTGACCATCGCAATGAAAACTTTGGCGGCGGCGGCGGCGCGGGCGCCAAGATTGTGCCTGTCGCGTTCTTGATTGTCACCGATGCCGGCGTTAGCTTAGTGCCCGTTGCGCCTGACAGCGACGGGGGCATCAGTCGTGTCATTGACGCGGTGCCGGGTGCGATCGACAAACTCATTGCCGTGCTGAAAAAGCTTAAAAAGGACAAAGAAGGCGGCGAAGCAGAGTTCGACGTCTAA
- the scpB gene encoding SMC-Scp complex subunit ScpB, protein MDKRAKIEAILFAAGEPVKLERLAQAGSLDIDACAVACDTLADAYAYEQRGMRIVRTGDSYQMVSAPQYAPLIRETLEERKPPLLSKPAMEVLSIVAYHQPTTRAVIEQIRGVDSSGTVGTLCDKGLIEECGKLEVPGRPRLYRTTHNFLRCFGLKTLDDLPEVLPSTEVQSDDIAVDSRVSGCSAHCRVGDTDSNFGQVFAIEGASENRGLPQENRAE, encoded by the coding sequence GTGGATAAACGTGCAAAAATAGAGGCAATCTTATTCGCCGCAGGCGAGCCGGTTAAGTTGGAAAGACTGGCACAAGCTGGTTCTCTTGATATTGATGCCTGTGCGGTTGCATGTGACACACTTGCCGATGCTTACGCCTACGAGCAGCGGGGGATGCGGATTGTGCGCACGGGCGACAGCTATCAGATGGTGAGCGCGCCGCAGTATGCACCATTGATTCGCGAGACGCTAGAAGAACGCAAGCCGCCATTGTTGTCGAAGCCAGCCATGGAAGTGCTGTCGATTGTGGCATATCACCAGCCGACGACGCGGGCGGTGATCGAGCAAATTCGCGGTGTCGATTCATCCGGCACGGTCGGTACGTTGTGCGACAAGGGCTTAATTGAAGAGTGTGGCAAACTTGAAGTGCCGGGCCGTCCGCGGTTGTACCGCACAACCCACAACTTTCTGCGTTGCTTCGGGCTAAAAACATTGGATGATTTGCCAGAGGTACTGCCATCAACGGAGGTGCAAAGTGACGATATTGCTGTGGATTCTAGGGTGTCTGGCTGCTCTGCTCATTGTCGTGTGGGTGACACGGATTCGAATTTCGGTCAAGTTTTTGCCATTGAAGGCGCAAGTGAAAATCGGGGTCTTCCGCAAGAAAATCGGGCAGAGTAA